From the genome of Azospirillum brasilense, one region includes:
- a CDS encoding GNAT family N-acetyltransferase, giving the protein MTVAPPETSNPQASHPVRLQTVGLADAAVIAALQQGCFPDDPWSGEAVASLIGQPGFFAALALREGVEGDDPVGFLLARVAAEDGEIIAVGVRADARGEGTGRRLVAAALDGARALGATALFLEVAEDNGMAQSLYKSCGFFAVGRRPGYYRRADGRVAALVLRYSYTDK; this is encoded by the coding sequence ATGACGGTGGCCCCGCCCGAAACGTCCAACCCCCAGGCCTCCCATCCGGTGCGACTTCAGACCGTCGGCCTCGCCGACGCCGCGGTGATCGCAGCCTTGCAGCAGGGTTGCTTTCCCGACGATCCCTGGAGCGGCGAGGCGGTCGCAAGCCTGATCGGCCAGCCCGGCTTCTTCGCCGCGCTGGCCTTGCGGGAGGGCGTGGAGGGCGACGATCCGGTCGGCTTCCTGCTGGCGCGGGTCGCCGCGGAGGATGGCGAGATCATCGCCGTCGGCGTCCGGGCTGACGCGCGGGGGGAGGGCACCGGCCGGCGTCTGGTCGCGGCGGCGTTGGACGGCGCACGGGCGCTGGGCGCCACGGCGCTGTTCCTTGAAGTCGCCGAAGACAATGGTATGGCGCAATCCCTATATAAATCTTGTGGCTTCTTTGCCGTTGGCCGTCGTCCCGGTTATTACCGCAGGGCGGACGGAAGGGTTGCCGCCCTGGTGTTGCGGTATTCGTACACCGACAAATAA